The Aspergillus luchuensis IFO 4308 DNA, chromosome 6, nearly complete sequence genome segment TTGCTCATGGAGAGCCGGGAGTCGTCGCTAGAATCCTCGCGAACAACCATATTtcgcttttgcttttctacCTCAATTGCAACTCGCTCCTGAACTTCACACTCAAATCTCTTGCGGAGCTTTTCTATCTCGTTCTGCACTTGACGATCGATTTCAAGTCTGGCTTTCACTTCCCACTCGCGGCGCACCGTATTCTCAAGCTCAACTTTCAtttgttgtttttctttctcgagTTTTGCGTAGGCCTGCTCAATGTCCCGAGCCTTTTGCAAGGCGCTCTCTTCACGCTTGCGGAGTGTCCTGGACAAATCGGtaatttccttctctttgcgCATCAAGCGGATGATCGGCAAATTGATGAGGGCGGCAGTATCGGGACGGTGGTCCGGGTTAACTCGCAGACAGTTTGCGATGACGTTCTTTAGCTCAGGCGAGTAGAAATCGGGTAAAGGAGCAAATTTCCCTTCACGAATCCGCTGAACAAGCTGGATATGGGTTCTGGCATTGAAAGGCGGCTCCCGCTGACAGAGCTCGTACATGATGCAGCCGACCGCCCAAATATCGGAGCGCAAGGTGTACTTCTCGGCCGCGCAAATTTCGGGGGACATGTAGAATGGTGTTCCGACATAAGTAGAGGCGAAATCGTGCGAATTCATCAGTTTGGACAGGCCAAAGTCACCCAGTTTGACCGTGTTGTCGCTTCCGAGGAAGATGTTCTCCGGCTTAAGGTCACGATGAAGGATAGTCATCTGGGCTTGCTTTCCTTTGAGACCCGAAGGCTTGGGCGCAGGACCCAGTATGTTTGACCCGACATCGACCGGATCTGAGCCGTAGTGACAACGGTACAGAGCCGTCACCAACTGCGAGAGGATGCGCCACACAAATTCCTCTTCCGCGTACTTGTTCGTCTTCTTGAGATTTTTGATGACCATGCTCAGATCGCCACCGCCGCAGTACTCCATGTAGAGGTACAAGTCCTGGGACGCCTTAAGGTGTTCGCGATGGTAGTAGGCGACGATGTTTGGGTGTCTAAGAGAGCTTAGAATGTTGAACTCGGCCGTGAGCTGCTCTCGCTCCTTCTGGGACATCTTGATGTAATTGATTTCCTTTCGGCATAGTATCTGTAGAGTTGCATCCATAAGCATGGTGTCATATTGCAATGGGGGTTCGCAAACTTACAAAGCCATCTGTCTTCCGCCGAACTTTGCGAATAATCCCGAAGGAACCGCAACCTAAACACAAGCTTGTTAGCCCAGTGTATATTGGTAGAATGAATATATCCAGCGAGAGGCCAATTACCAATCTTCTCTAGCACCTCATACTTATCAGCCTCCGCCAATGCAATTGCCATTGTGGCTATTGGGTGAATCCGGCCGCTGAtaaggaggtagaggatggAGGTAAAGTCGGAAGGAGATGTGAAAGGAGAGATGAGGGGTGTCCTATTGCATTTATGGACCGAGGCTGTGTGACTGGAACCTGCTGGGTTAGTAGACGACGTGGTGGGAGTGGCACATGTAGTTGAGTTGTAGATTCAAGAAGTAGACATGCAAGAAGGTAGAAACGCTGGATGTTTGGGTGCAGGGCTGTTGCTAAGCAACGCATCCTGCCATAGCCCTTTCCTGCATGCAGCAGGCGGTCGGATAGTAGGCGGTAAGCACTGTTGCATCACGGATGACTGGATCACTGGTGCCATCACTTCACAGGAATGCACTGGCCTCATCTGCATGGAATATCGGATAATTCTGGTGGATATATTGTTGACCAAGACGTTCATCACAAGATCTAGCGATGATATATCTGCAAGGAGAGTAAATATTCGATGGATGTTTGTCTACCATATCCTTCCAAGGGAGGCTCTCCTTTCGAAAGTGGCAATCGCGGCCCCACGTGATGtcggcttatcgataagatgATGG includes the following:
- the nimA gene encoding serine/threonine protein kinase nimA (BUSCO:EOG092626EQ;~COG:T;~EggNog:ENOG410PIY3;~InterPro:IPR000719,IPR011009,IPR008271;~go_function: GO:0004672 - protein kinase activity [Evidence IEA];~go_function: GO:0005524 - ATP binding [Evidence IEA];~go_process: GO:0006468 - protein phosphorylation [Evidence IEA]), with translation MAIALAEADKYEVLEKIGCGSFGIIRKVRRKTDGFILCRKEINYIKMSQKEREQLTAEFNILSSLRHPNIVAYYHREHLKASQDLYLYMEYCGGGDLSMVIKNLKKTNKYAEEEFVWRILSQLVTALYRCHYGSDPVDVGSNILGPAPKPSGLKGKQAQMTILHRDLKPENIFLGSDNTVKLGDFGLSKLMNSHDFASTYVGTPFYMSPEICAAEKYTLRSDIWAVGCIMYELCQREPPFNARTHIQLVQRIREGKFAPLPDFYSPELKNVIANCLRVNPDHRPDTAALINLPIIRLMRKEKEITDLSRTLRKREESALQKARDIEQAYAKLEKEKQQMKVELENTVRREWEVKARLEIDRQVQNEIEKLRKRFECEVQERVAIEVEKQKRNMVVREDSSDDSRLSMSNNDTEQPSGTDISNLSLESPAASKAQRKETRTPFNRSKTVVESPMDVQMAEPSPISIASLSLSPRRTSGTHSGKNIFAEAEKNRTKWEPTLAYSDDEDDIPDLPSPTRPKVKPDPFKAPPRPLLRQNTAAFMQKLSTQPPIFPTNGSRLPQMSSGGSGDSQQREAKSRSPHRRLSKIPSSANLAADAGSPTRKTGIKQLASKANGGGEEMYKAVMQRNMGGRTLVELAQARAGGRPIDEIKRCASDPRTGLKPTERDSPAVWDPERDEMPSPFLARGRKVIRNLR